One segment of Nomia melanderi isolate GNS246 chromosome 10, iyNomMela1, whole genome shotgun sequence DNA contains the following:
- the LOC116430332 gene encoding sushi, von Willebrand factor type A, EGF and pentraxin domain-containing protein 1 isoform X2 — MIDPAASKWILVGSLSILFVSIVSFDIAEEIDEGLDFGILEENKVSPLSFGSYYKQNANGSFEKSEKSFRKADTLSPLFNIRIDGLKNQTDQIELIFLVDASGSVGLRNFRCELSFVKNLLSDFIVGPSAARVAIVTFGGRRHIRRNVDQISRTGDNDHKCYLLNKQLSNISYTGGGTYTRGALIEALRILEGARENAKKAVFLITDGFSNGGDPRPAANLLKSAGATIFTFGIRTGNVQELHDIASFPGYTHSYFLDSFAEFEAFARRALHRDLRTGKYQPVASSDNCDALCSSVGETGNDQGCCDSFATCACGIATGHYACICPTGYFGSGFKGSCRPCPNGTYASGGISGDSTSTCVSCPDANHVTIKVPATSIKHCVCASGFTTDGIKCEVITCPKLRIPENGYLVKASACNNVVHAACGVRCKIGFYLTGDSIRLCGKDGIWSGNEPKCLLKTCPALRAPSHGRVRCQNEDDRQLITEDYTAYPIDTRCQFRCDSGYQLRGSKIRNCLPLSQWDGLKATCKAIKCQPLKQIPNGKISPEGCSGPDKVPFATNCTVTCKKGFALEGPRSRTCGGRSGVWTQRRSVTRCIDQVPPEITCPPDTTAKSLPGENYAYVNWSSPVVTDNADESPTVWSKPYVTVPWKAKIGTRTVLYVAQDSTGNKARCKFKVKVLDTEPPMIENCVDPPILYTDNGIGLNNVTWDEPGFYDNSKTVVRVEQNHRPGENAFPIGLTRIVYNAIDKYDNLASCVLNLTIKDICKEIPQVFNGHSNCSTWENGMTECAVGCDNGFEFANELPDVRVVEDLLLLNCNETSANSTEETYIPDCSVSIAPKAVSQDGSIVLEGNTSAICDNQTTLRELSEYITADLRSTLLDICGNDIECDLITFDPECKDNAESTAEDLYSNTLRKRRDSNYKISLYGTNRKTKRDVIVKRNDDHANKNRSRVKKKREKIEIKFKFLGKIVEDNVVNPREGIRKLRQKMEEMSQSGKLNLLNERTNREIAELALNLHLVFENFEEICEPGSILKKHSCVKCPLGTFFDPSTNRCRPCSFGEYEDAVGSLKCKRCPEHTSTKKMHSKAFGDCIPLCQPGYYSRKKRHRGARLSLEPCVKCDIGFYQPNYGQTNCLPCPSDTTTVNRGSKDANDCSPFYKIETNACRSGEPCLNGGQCVREDDSFSCDCPEYYVEISSGSKCEQFRNPCDSSPCLHEGVCNVQNLGNGAVNYTCTCDSGYSGRNCELRIDECALNPCRNNGSCTSTENDYSCECHGGFEGEFCEILVDHCDPPPCMEGSTCRTVNETWQCICRPGFLGRHCNLLPCDWLPCHENSYCINIREENATRTSHRCECNDGYTGEDCSTRVDHCSSLPCRNNGKCFNEISNYTCACPVPFTGRNCETELSSDYVMHFAKSGTTDYIRMKGPLESIVELTTCLWLQSKDTFNYGTVVSYATRYYDNTFTVTDYNGLVIYINGQKVVTDIKVNDGHWHFVCITWESENGGWNIYIDGFLRDSGSRLAKKTAIQGNGTLVIGQEQDRIGGGFSESESFLGKITLLDVWDTVLSATDVKHLFSTCDKYHGNVIAWPQIQEYLHGDVAILGSPFCHGCPLPVVPFKGYINVSDDSSEITYYCEPGYAVRFRGKEYRSLRIQCLKQGHWEGYYTPVCARKKCGFPGYFPRGRIHGKSYFFGDEIHHSCLNGYELRGNSRRICTADGKWSGLPPVCIGRTCKNLLAPEHGDIEYVIEEYERDDLSILQVGQQLEFKCDPGFRLAGEKFLTCLESGLWDHEKPTCEIYGCPPPKEIEHGYAIFINSNNLHETSAARLDSETVNDTLERNYYFDDVIGYSCHAGYKFQGNHNLLTEFKLRCTENGTWSGFVPDCVSLKCPWPSVINNGKIFVKTPNGTVELFKEENIANVTEEEATVKNNEDSEYRFNVGSEIFIQCDLGYKLIGDNVGTCTNNEQWSLTSSSCKPSECPIRECPLFKYLDREADNLDIWGNDTNESNNLKYYNGSYKNLRYFVEGHTYKEKVVVSCKNNDTIEITDENVGIRVSNLTWFCNENGKWDIYYLKLNSNVIEHLFDQKLINICQELMCPSITIPEYGYIIDNSNNYSRTVNGTVTFKCRHGYTIEGNGESVCSPNGTWSTIPSCKPVVCGKPPKPANAVIKQVGIETVNFTFGNVITYQCLPGYLMYGQSNTRCLANGSWSRVYSKCSKLSCNKPKLPPGVTAHGRSYLYQDQLTYVCPDGKKQGLITCKADGHWSEPPVCDGN; from the exons ATGATCGATCCTGCGGCAAGTAAATGGATATTGGTCGGATCGTTGTCCATTTTGTTCGTTTCGATCGTGTCTTTCGATATTGCCGAAGAAATCGACGAGGGACTGGATTTCGGGATTCTCGAGGAAAATAAAGTGTCGCCGTTGTCCTTTGGTTCTTACTATAAGCAAAATGCGAACGGAAGTTTCGAGAAGAGTGAGAAGAGCTTTAGAAAGGCCGATACTTTGTCGCCTCTGTTCAACATTCGTATCGACGGATTGAAAAACCAAACTGACCAG ATAGAGCTGATTTTCCTGGTGGACGCGTCGGGGTCGGTTGGCCTGAGAAACTTCCGATGCGAGTTGAGTTTCGTGAAAAACCTCTTGTCCGACTTCATCGTGGGACCGTCGGCCGCCAGGGTCGCGATCGTGACATTCGGTGGAAGACGACACATCAGGCGCAACGTCGACCAAATATCCCGCACCGGAGACAACGATcacaaatgttatttattaaataagcaaTTGAGTAATATTAGCTACACCGGTGGCGGAACTTACACGCGCGGCGCCCTTATCGAGGCTCTT AGGATTCTCGAGGGAGCACGCGAAAACGCGAAGAAAGCGGTGTTTCTGATAACCGACGGGTTCAGTAATGGCGGCGATCCGCGACCCGCGGCGAACCTACTGAAAAGTGCAGGTGCAACTATATTCACTTTCGGAATAAGAACCGGCAACGTGCAGGAGCTTCACGATATAGCCAGCTTTCCTGGATACACGCACAGTTATTTCCTCGATAGCTTCGCCGAGTTCGAAGCTTTCGCGCGACGCGCGTTGCATCGCG ATTTGAGAACGGGAAAGTACCAGCCAGTGGCTTCATCGGATAACTGCGACGCGTTGTGCAGCAGCGTCGGTGAAACCGGAAACGATCAGGGCTGCTGCGACAGTTTCGCGACTTGCGCTTGCGGCATCGCGACCGGACATTACGCTTGCATCTGCCCTACAGGATACTTTGGTTCGGGTTTCAAAGGATCCTGCCGAC CATGCCCGAACGGCACGTACGCTTCCGGAGGAATCTCCGGCGATTCGACGTCCACCTGCGTATCTTGCCCCGACGCGAATCACGTGACTATCAAAGTACCAGCAACCTCGATCAAGCATTGCGTCTGCGCGTCGGGATTTACAACGGATGGAATAAAATGCGAAG TGATAACATGTCCAAAACTGAGGATCCCTGAAAATGGATACTTGGTAAAAGCTAGTGCTTGCAACAACGTTGTTCACGCGGCTTGCGGTGTCAGATGTAAAATAGGCTTCTACCTAACGGGTGACAGCATCAGACTTTGCGGGAAGGATGGCATTTGGTCCGGAAATGAACCGAAATGTTTGC TGAAAACTTGTCCAGCCCTTCGAGCACCGTCGCACGGCCGAGTGCGATGCCAGAACGAAGATGATCGACAGTTGATAACGGAGGACTACACGGCGTATCCGATCGACACTCGTTGCCAGTTCCGATGCGACAGCGGCTACCAGCTTCGCGGCAGCAAGATTCGTAATTGTTTGCCTCTGTCGCAGTGGGATGGTCTGAAAGCGACGTGCAAAG CGATAAAGTGCCAGCCTCTGAAGCAAATACCGAACGGAAAGATTTCGCCGGAGGGCTGTTCTGGCCCGGATAAAGTTCCGTTTGCGACAAACTGCACGGTCACCTGTAAAAAAGGCTTCGCGCTCGAGGGTCCGCGTAGCAGAACTTGCGGAGGACGTTCCGGAGTGTGGACGCAACGACGAAGCGTCACCCGTTGCATAG ACCAAGTACCGCCCGAGATCACTTGTCCACCGGACACCACTGCCAAAAGTTTACCAGGGGAGAATTACGCGTACGTGAACTGGTCGAGTCCTGTGGTCACCGACAACGCGGACGAGTCGCCAACGGTTTGGAGCAAACCTTACGTTACGGTACCTTGGAAAGCGAAGATCGGTACGCGTACTGTGCTGTACGTGGCGCAAGATTCGACTGGGAACAAAGCTAGATGCAAATTCAAAGTGAAAGTTCTCG ACACGGAACCGCCGATGATCGAAAACTGCGTAGATCCTCCAATATTGTACACCGACAACGGAATCGGTCTAAACAACGTAACTTGGGACGAGCCCGGCTTTTACGACAACTCGAAAACAGTCGTACGAGTAGAACAAAATCATCGACCCGGAGAAAACGCGTTTCCCATCGGTCTTACAAGGATCGTGTATAACGCGATCGATAAATACGATAACTTGGCGAGTTGCGTGTTGAATCTCACTATAAAAG ATATATGCAAAGAAATTCCACAAGTTTTTAATGGACACTCGAACTGTTCTACATGGGAGAATGGAATGACCGAGTGTGCCGTGGGTTGCGACAATGGCTTCGAATTCGCGAACGAGCTCCCAGATGTTCGTGTCGTGGAAGACCTGTTGCTGCTGAATTGTAACGAAACCAGTGCAAATTCGACCGAAGAAACTTACATTCCTGATTGTTCGG TGTCGATCGCACCGAAAGCTGTGTCTCAAGATGGAAGTATCGTGTTAGAAGGAAACACGTCGGCGATATGCGACAATCAAACTACCCTGCGCGAA CTGAGCGAATATATCACTGCCGATTTAAGATCGACGTTGCTCGACAtttgcgggaacgacatcgagtGCGATCTGATCACCTTCGATCCAGAATGCAAGGATAACGCGGAGTCAACGGCGGAGGATCTTTATTCGAACACGTTGAGAAAGCGAAGAGACTCGAACTATAAGATTTCTCTGTACGGTACTAATAGGAAAACGAAACGGGACGTTATCGTTAAAAGGAACGACGATCACGCGAATAAAAACAGGTCGAGAgtgaaaaagaagagagaaaagatcgagatcaaattcaaatttttgg GGAAGATAGTCGAAGATAATGTGGTAAACCCGAGGGAAGGGATACGAAAACTCAGGCAGAAAATGGAGGAAATGTCGCAATCTGGAAAACTGAATTTGTTGAACGAGCGAACCAATCGGGAGATCGCGGAACTCGCGTTGAATCTGCATCTCGTTTTCGAGAATTTCGAGGAGATCTGCGAGCCAGGAAGCATTCTGAAGAAGCATTCCTGTG TGAAATGTCCACTCGGGACTTTCTTCGATCCGTCGACTAATCGGTGCCGACCGTGTTCTTTCGGGGAATACGAAGACGCTGTCGGATCGTTGAAGTGCAAACGCTGTCCCGAACACACGTCCACGAAGAAAATGCATTCGAAAGCATTCGGAGACTGCATAC CTCTATGCCAGCCTGGATATTATTCTCGAAAGAAACGACATCGTGGCGCTCGTTTGTCTCTGGAACCTTGCGTAAAATGTGACATCGGGTTTTATCAGCCGAACTATGGTCAAACCAATTGTCTGCCTTGCCCATCCGACACGACTACGGTAAATCGAGGTTCCAAGGATGCGAATGATTGCTCGCCATTCTATAAGATCGAAACGAACGCTTGTCGATCCGGGGAACCCTGCTTGAACGGCGGCCAATGCGTGCGAGAAGACGATAGCTTCAGCTGCGACTGCCCCGAGTATTATGTCG AAATTTCATCAGGATCGAAATGCGAACAATTTCGAAATCCTTGCGACTCTTCGCCATGCTTGCACGAAGGGGTATGCAACGTTCAGAATCTCGGGAACGGCGCAGTAAACTATACTTGTACCTGTGACAGTGGATATTCGGGGCGCAATTGCGAG CTTCGTATCGACGAGTGTGCGCTGAACCCATGCCGAAACAATGGCAGCTGCACGAGCACCGAAAATGATTATAGCTGCGAATGCCACGGTGGTTTCGAAG GAGAATTCTGCGAAATCCTCGTGGACCATTGCGATCCTCCGCCGTGCATGGAAGGGTCAACTTGTCGCACCGTCAACGAGACTTGGCAGTGTATCTGCAGGCCTGGTTTCCTCGGTCGCCATTGCAACTTACTGCCCTGCGATTGGCTCCCTTGCCACGAAAATTCTTATTGCATCAACATTCGAGAAGAGAACGCGACACGAACGAGCCACAG ATGCGAATGCAACGACGGCTACACGGGAGAAGATTGTTCGACGAGAGTGGACCATTGCAGCAGCCTTCCATGTCGGAACAATGGGAAATGTTTCAACGAGATTTCCAATTACACGTGCGCGTGTCCTGTTCCGTTTACAGGGCGCAATTGCGAGACT gaattATCATCCGATTATGTGATGCACTTCGCCAAATCGGGAACGACGGACTATATCCGCATGAAGGGTCCCTTGGAGAGCATCGTCGAG TTAACAACCTGCTTGTGGTTGCAATCGAAGGACACGTTCAACTACGGAACCGTGGTGTCGTACGCGACCCGTTACTACGACAACACGTTCACAGTGACCGATTACAACGG TCTCGTGATATACATCAACGGGCAAAAAGTGGTGACCGACATTAAGGTAAACGATGGCCACTGGCATTTCGTTTGCATCACTTGGGAAAGCGAGAATGGCGGCTGGAATATATATATCGATGGATTTCTCCGGGACAGTGGGTCTCGTTTGGCGAAGAAAACTGCCATCCAAG GGAACGGCACCCTGGTGATCGGCCAAGAGCAGGACCGCATCGGTGGTGGATTTTCCGAATCGGAATCGTTCCTCGGGAAAATAACTCTGCTGGACGTTTGGGATACGGTTCTGTCGGCGACAGACGTGAAACATTTGTTTAGCACCTGCGACAAGTACCACGGCAACGTGATCGCGTGGCCCCAAATACAAGAATACCTGCACGGCGACGTTGCT aTATTAGGCAGTCCTTTCTGTCATGGTTGCCCTTTACCGGTCGTCCCTTTCAAAGGTTACATAAATGTCAGCGATGACTCGTCGGAAATCACTTATTACTGCGAACCTGGTTACGCGGTGCGGTTTCGGGGAAAAGAGTATCGATCGTTGAGAATTCAGTGTTTGAAACAAGGACATTGGGAAGGCTACTACACGCCGGTTTGCGCCA GGAAGAAATGTGGGTTCCCCGGATATTTTCCCCGAGGCCGCATACACGGTAAATCGTATTTCTTTGGAGACGAAATACACCATTCTTGCTTGAATGGGTACGAACTTCGAGGGAATTCCCGTAGGATTTGCACTGCCGATGGAAAATGGAGTGGCTTGCCTCCGGTCTGCATAG GAAGAACATGCAAGAACTTATTAGCTCCGGAACACGGTGACATCGAGTACGTGATAGAGGAGTACGAAAGAGACGATCTGTCGATTCTACAG GTAGGTCAGCAACTGGAGTTCAAGTGTGATCCGGGATTTCGTTTAGCCGGAGAAAAGTTCCTGACGTGTTTGGAATCGGGACTATGGGATCATGAGAAACCAACGTGTGAGATTTATGGATGTCCACCACCGAAAGA GATCGAACACGGCTATGCGATTTTCATTAACTCGAACAATTTGCACGAAACTTCTGCCGCAAGACTGGATTCGGAGACGGTTAACGATACTCTGGAAAGAAACTATTATTTCGACGATGTGATTGGGTACTCTTGTCACGCGGGATACAAGTTCCAGGGTAATCATAATTTATTAACCGAATTTAAACTTCGATGCACCGAAAATGGTACTTGGAGCGGATTCGTTCCCGACTGCGTGTCCCTTAAATGTCCCTGGCCCAGTGTTATAAACAATggcaaaatatttgttaaaactCCGAATGGCACTGTTGAGCTTTTCAAGGAAGAAAACATCGCTAATGTTACCGAAGAGGAGGCCACGGTGAAAAACAATGAAGATTCAGAGTATCGGTTTAACGTTGGCTcagaaattttcatacaatgTGACTTGGGATACAAATTGATTGGAGACAACGTTGGAACCTGTACGAATAACGAGCAATGGTCATTAACCTCATCGTCTTGCAAACCATCCGAATGTCCTATACGAGAGTGCCCGTTGTTCAAATATCTCGATAGAGAAGCAGATAATTTGGATATTTGGGGGAACGATACCAACGAATCGAACAATCTAAAATATTACAATGGTTCGTATAAAAATTTGAGATACTTTGTGGAAGGACACACGTACAAGGAAAAAGTAGTTGTTAGTTGTAAGAATAACGACACGATCGAGATAACAGATGAAAACGTCGGTATACGTGTTTCTAATTTAACATGGTTTTGCAATGAGAATGGTAAATGGGATATCtattatttgaaactgaataGTAACGTAATCGAGCATTTATTTGACCagaagttaattaatatttgtcaAGAATTAATGTGTCCGTCGATAACG ATTCCAGAATACGGATACATAATCGATAATAGCAATAATTATTCGAGAACCGTTAACGGTACTGTAACTTTCAAATGTCGTCATGGTTATACGATCGAAGGCAACGGAGAATCTGTCTGTTCTCCGAATGGTACATGGTCTACGATTCCTTCTTGTAAAC cTGTGGTGTGTGGAAAGCCACCGAAACCTGCAAATGCGGTGATAAAACAAGTCGGTATCGAAACGGTAAATTTTACATTTGGTAACGTGATCACTTATCAATGTCTACCCGGGTACCTAATGTATGGACAATCGAATACGAGATGTCTTGCAAATGGAAGCTGGTCCAGAGTATACAGTAAATGTTCAA AATTATCGTGTAACAAACCAAAACTTCCACCTGGAGTTACCGCTCACGGCCGTTCATACTTGTATCAAGATCAATTGACTTATGTGTGTCCAGACGGTAAGAAACAAGGATTAATTACATGTAAAGCGGATGGTCATTGGAGCGAGCCACCAGTTTGCGATGGTAATTGA